The following is a genomic window from Adhaeribacter radiodurans.
AACAGCGCCTAATAACGAAAATTTGTTATTAGATGCCCAACCACCAATCATAACGCCGTAAACTCCTAAAGAAACTACTCCGAAGATATAAAGCATTCCTATGTTTACTTCAATAGCCTGTAACCGGATTTCGGGCAAACCCTCAAAACGAAGCGTATTGCCAAATGGAATAACCGCGCTGCTCATGCAAGCGGTAAGCATAGCCAGCGATGGTCCGGCAATAAACAACCACTTGTTTGATTTGGCAGGAATAAATTCTTCTTTGAAAAACATTTTTACCGCGTCAGCAAGTGGCTGAGCTAAGCCAAACGGACCTGCCCGGTTGGGGCCAATCCGGTCCTGCAAAAAAGCAGCAACCTTACGTTCCGCATAAGTAGAGTAAGTGGCAATTAATAAGGTAATACCAAAAATGGTAATAATGATAATCGCCTGAATGGCTAAAATAGGCATGTTATTTTATGGTATAAATGGTCTTGGAAAATTATTTAATTCATCAACCGTACTCTGCGGCAAATCAGGAACTAACTGCGGATTAATTACCGGAAGTTCATAATGATTGGCCGAAATAACCGAAGCGCGAGCAATGTGCCGCGGGCCATCCACTGTCCAGTCGCTCATTTCTTTTTTCTCGAAGCGACACTCGTTACAGATAAAATCTACTACTTCGCCGTACTCATTTTTGCGGGCCGTTACACGTAAAACATCGTTGCCTCTATTCCAGAGTACTACTTTACCCGTACATTTCGGACAATCGCGATGAGCATCTAAAGGCTTGGTAAACCAAACCCGGTTTTTAAACCGGAAAGTTTTATCGGTTAAAGCTCCCACTGGGCATACGTCAATAACGTTGCCGGAGAAATCGTTATCAATTACATTTTCGATGTAAGTGCCAATTTCAGAAGCATCTCCGCGACCTAATACTCCGTGTACCCGCTTATCCGTAATCTGGTCGGCGGTATAAACACAACGGTAGCACAAAATACAGCGGTTCATGTGCAACTGAATTAACGGACCAATATCTTGCCGCTCAAAAGTACGACGATCTTCCTCGTAACGGGTGGCGGAGGTGCCGTGTTCGTACGAAAAATTCTGTAAATCACATTCACCAGCCTGGTCACACACCGGGCAATCCAGCGGATGATTAATTAATAGCATTTCCACTACACCCTTCCGTGCTTCCAGCACTTGAGGAGAAAGGGTGTTTTCTACTACCATACCATCTTGCACCGGTGTTACGCACGAAGCTACCAATTTTGGCATGGGCCGAGGGTCTTTAGCGGAGCCAGCAGTTACTTTTACTAAGCAGGCGCGGCATTTACCACCGCTACCTTTTAAAGGCGTATAGTAACACATGGCGGGAGGTACTATATCGCCTCCTATTTTGCGGGCTGCATTTAATATAGAGGTACCATCTGGCACTTCTACTTCAATACCGTCGAAAGTTATTTTTGCCATTTATATCTAGTTGTCAGTTGTTGGTTATTAAGGGTATGTCAATATCTACCATTCACCAACTTGTTATTTTTTAATCAAACTCCCTGATTTAGATTAAGAGTAGGTAAAACTTAAACTTGATTAAACCTTTGCTTATTCTATAAAAGAGAAAATTTAAAAATTAGTAGTATCTACTATTAAATTTTAGAAAGAAATTTACTTTTTCTGTCAAACCTTACCGGAAATTTCCTGGTAAAAGCTTATGGTTGCCAACCTTATATTTTACTAGTATGTAGTTACTATAATGTTGGTAGTTTGTTATTTTATAATTCAGCTTAAACTAAGGATGCTACTTCGGCACCGCGGTAAACAGCACCAGGCTGCGTAGCCGCTTCCGGATGTTTCACATGCCATTCAAACTCTTCCCGGAAATGACGCACCGCACTCGCCACTGGCCAGGCAGCAGCATCGCCTAATGGGCAAATAGTATTTCCTTCGATTTGCTTGGAAACATTTACCAGTAAATCAATGTCGTGCATGTGGCCGTGACCATGTTCAATGCGGTGCAGGATTTTTTCCATCCAACCGGTACCTTCGCGGCAAGGGCTACACTGACCGCACGATTCATGATGATAGAAACGGGAGAAGTTCCAGGTATTGCGAACAATACAAGTAGTATCATCCATTACAATAAATCCACCTGAACCTAACATTGTACCGCTCACAAATCCCCCTTCAGACAATGATTCATAGGTCATTACTCGTGGCGTACCTTCGGCAGTTTTTAAGAACAATTGAGCTGGTAAAATAGGAACGGACGAACCTCCTGCTACTATAGCTTTAAACTGACGACCTTTCCAGATACCACCGCAATATTCATCCGAAAATAAAAATTCTTCAACCGGTAAGCCTAATTCAATTTCATAAACCCCAGGCTTATTAATATGACCACCCGCTGAAATTAGCTTGGTACCCGTACTGCGACCAACCCCAATTTTGGCGTATTCTTCTCCAGTATTATTTACAATCCAAGGTACAGAAGCAATAGATTCTACGTTGTTTACTACAGTAGGGCAAGCATATAAGCCTTGCACCGCCGGGAATGGCGGTTTGTTGCGGGGGTTCCCACGTTTACCTTCTAAAGATTCCAGTAAAGCCGTTTCTTCGCCGCAAATATAGGCTCCACCTCCAGGGTGTACGTGTAAATCCAAAGAATAACCCGAACCCAAAATGTTTTCCCCTAAAAGACCAGATGCGTAGGCTTCGGCAATTGCTTTTTCTAAAATTCGGAGCACAAACATAAGTTCGCCGCGAATGTAAATGTATGAGGTACGGGCTCCCAAGGCATAGCTAGAGGTAATCATACCTTCTATCAAAGCATGTGGGATTTTTTCCATTAATACCCGGTCTTTGAAGGTGCCTGGCTCCGACTCGTCGGCATTACAAACCAAGTAACGTGGTTTACCTTCCGGTTTCGCCAAAAAGCTCCACTTCATTCCGGTAGGGAATCCGGCACCCCCCCGACCCCGTAAGCCTGATTTTTTCACTTCTTCCACCACTTCTTCCGGAGTCATGGTTTTAAGTGCTTTTTCCACGGAGCGGTAACCACCCATTTTGCGGTAAACCTCCAAGGTATTAATGCCGGGTACGTTAATATGTTCAGTTAATATTTTTCTTCCCATTTTTTCTTAGATTCAAGTATCAGGACACAAGTACCAAGACTATCAAATTCACTTTTTTATTATTCAGACTTCTGTTTCAGGTTTAAAAATTTTGTTATAAATCTTACTGCCTGATCCATCCTGCCTGATACTATTTACTCATTTCTCATATCGTCCAGCAGTTTATCGGTGCTGTCCGGGTCTAGATTTTCGTAGTATGTTTCCCGGATTTGCAGCATAGGACCCATACCACAAGCCGCAAGGCATTCTACCGTTTTTAAAGTAAACATACCATCCGCGGATGTTTCCCCCACTTTGCATCCTAGCCGGTGCTCCAGGTGTTCAATCAACTGATCGGCACCCCGTAACATACAAGGACCTGTCCGACAAACTTCCAACACATGCTTACCCACTGGTTTTAAATTAAACATGGTGTAAAAAGTAGCTACTTCGTACACTTCAATGGGGGCAATACCTAAAATTTCAGCTACTTTATCTTGCACCTGAGAGCTTACCCAACCTCCAAATTCAGCCTGCGCAATGTGTAACACCGGTAAAATGGCTGATTTCTTCCGATCCGGTGGATAATGAGAAATGTAACGCTGAATTTCGGCCATTGCTGCATCCGAAAATTGAATGTCGTTGATTGTTGTTGTATTGTCCATTTTAAAGTTAGCGGCGATAAACTGCTAAGTTTTCAGCACTCCGCTTTACCTAGCATTTTAATTTATCTGCTTTTCTATAGCTAATTTATTTTAAGATTATCTTTCCGGCTATCAGGCCTTTATTGCAAATTACTAGGCATCCAGCTCCCCGGCAATCACATTCATGCTACTCAGAATAATAATGGCATCGGAGAGCGACGTGCCTACTACCATTTCCGGGTAAGCCTGGTAATAAATAAAGCAAGGCCGCCGGAAATGCAACCGGTAAGGAGCCCGACCACCATCACTAATCAGATAAAAACCTAATTCGCCATTTGCACCTTCTACGGAGTGGTAAACTTCACCAACCGGAGCATCAATTTCTCCCATTATAATTTTGAAATGGTAAATCAAGGCTTCCATGTTGCGGTATACTTCCTGCTTAGGTGGCAGGTAATATTCTGGAGCATCGGCGTGATAAGGGCCTTCCGGTAAGTTTTCTAAAGCTTGCTCGATAATGCGTAAACTTTGCCAGATTTCTTCGTTCCGTACCAAAAAGCGATCGTAAGTATCGCCTTTAGTACCTACCGGAATTTCAAAATCAAAATCTTCGTAAGAAGAGTATGGATTCATTATACGTACATCATAATCCACTCCGGCAGCACGCAGGTTTGGTCCGGTAAAACCGTAATTCAAGGCTTTTTCGGCGGTAATTGGTCCTACATCTACGGTGCGGTCCATAAAAATACGGTTACGGTTAAACAGCGATTCAAACTCACGCATTACCGGCGGAAATTCCTTTATCCATTTGCGCAACTTTGCTAAAGCAGTAGGAGAGAAGTCCCTTTCCATGCCGCCGATCCGGCCCATGTTAGTAGTTAGGCGAGCGCCGCAGATTTCTTCATAAATTTCGTATACTTTTTCCCGCTCCTGAAATACATACAAGAAGCCCGTAAAAGCACCGGTATCCACACCTAAAATAGAATTACAAATAAGATGGTCGGTAATCCGGGCCAGTTCCATTACAATTACGCGCATGTAATCGGCCCTTTTAGGGATTTTTACCCCAAGTAATTTCTCCACCGTCATCCACCATCCCATATTATTTATAGGAGAGGAACAGTAATTTAACCGGTCGGTAAGGGGAGTTATTTGGTAAAACGGACGGCGTTCGGCAATTTTTTCGAAGGCCCGGTGAATGTAACCAATCGTGGGTACCCCCGAAATAATTCTCTCACCGTCCATTTGTAATATATTCTGGAAAACACCGTGTGTTGCCGGGTGAGTAGGTCCCAGGTTAAGCGTAGTTAACTCCCGTTCAAAATCTCCAACGTTTTGCACGGCGCCAGAGGAATTCCCAGGCATTATGCCGGTATTTGAAGGAGTACCGTTCTTAATATCTGCCATATATTGGTCCAGTATTCAAATTGTTATTTGCTGATTTTATTAGTAAAACAGAATCAATAAATAACTTTATATAATCAATTATTACTTAAAATATACGTTAGCCGGAAGTATTTCTCCTTTATGGCTAACTACAGCGCTTATCTGCCGAAGAAAGTATCTACCTTGTCTTCACGCGTTCCATCCTCTAATGCATACTGCTTACGTAAAGGGTGGTAAGTCATGTCTTCTACATTTAAAATCCGAATCAGATTAGGATGTCCTACGAAGATAACCCCAAAGAAATCATAAGCTTCCCGCTCCATCCAGTTAGCGGTTTCATACAGGTTGGTTAAGGTAGGCATATTCGGGTCTTCAATCGGGAAGAAAATCTTAATCCGGAGGCGTACATTGTGCACTAAACTGTGTACATGGTACACCATTCCTAATTCGGCTCCTTGCTTTTCCGGGTAATGAACGCCGCACATAGTAGTGAGGAAATTCATTTGCAGATACTCATGGTAATACAAGTATTCCATGATCGGAAGCAAATTTTCGCGAGATGTAGTAAGAGTTAACAAACCATAAGGCTCCCAAATATCAAAAAGGGCGTCGCCGAATTTTTTAGTTAAATGTTCGAGAAGGATCTGGTTATTAAGCGGCTCCATGCGTTATTTAATGTTATAGGAAGCTAATAAAGCTTGATACTCCGGAGAATTCCGGCGACGCAGGGATTCATTTTTTACCAGGTCCTGAATGCGCATTAATCCATCTAATACCTGTTCGGGCCGCGGCGGACAACCTGCTACGTACACATCAACCGGAATTATCCGGTCAATACCTTGTAATACGCTGTACGTATCAAAAATACCACCGCTAGTAGCGCAAGCTCCCATAGCTAATACCCAACGCGGCTCCGCCATTTGCTCGTAAACCTGTTTTACAATGGGCGCCATTTTCTTGGCAATAGTACCCATCACCATTAATAAGTCTGCCTGACGCGGCGAAAAGCTTGGGCGTTCAGAACCAAAACGGGCTATATCGTAATGTGCCCCCATTGTTGCCATAAATTCGATACCACAGCAAGAGGTAGCAAATGGCAAAGGCCACAAAGAGTGGCTGCGGGCTAATCCAACTACTTTTTCTAAGGAAGTGGCAAAAAAACCGGCGCCTTCAAAGCCATCCGGTGCATCTACCATTTTTATATCTGCCATACAATCTATGTTCTTGATTTAGATAATTAAAACGAATGAACGTTCTAAAATCCAACATCTATTAGCTTATAAAAGTTTTACTATTTTGGTGGGTTACTCCCATTTCAGGATGCCCTTCTTGATAACGTAAAAGAAACCAATTAATAATAACGCCATAAAGACCAGCATTTGTATAAATCCGTCGAAACCAAATTCCCTGAAATTTACCGCCCAAGGATAAAGAAATATGATTTCTACGTCAAATAATACAAATAATATAGCCGTCATGAAGTACTTGTAAGAAATGGGGGTACGGGCATTCCCAACTGACTCAAGACCACTTTCCCAGGCAGCGTCTTTTACCTTACTGTGCCGTTTGGGGCCAATAAGGTGGGTAACCACCATAGAAAAAATTACAAAGCCTAAAGCGGCCGCAAATTGAATTAATATGGGTAAGTAGTCCGATGGTAATTGATTTACGGGCGCTGTTTCCATTCTTTAGGGTTCCGTTTGTGAAATTTGGAGCAAAAGTACGCATTAATCATAAAGATTCAAACAAAGCAGCATTTGTTAAGGACACACCTTTCAGAAAGTTTAAGAATCAAAATGACTTATTTTGGTAAATAGTAAAAATAGCCGGCAAGCAGAAACCTATATAAGTAAAGCTATTGTTGATAGCTGGATTATTTTATTTACTAACTGGAGCGGTATTTTTAAGTAAATTACTCGCTACCATCCAATTTATAAAGCGCTCGAACCAATCATCCGGCGTAGTAGGATTTTTCAGACCAAAACCGTGACCACCTTTTGGATAAATATGCAGTTCGGTATTTATACCAAGCTTATGTAAAGCCTGGTAAAACAAGATACTATTGTCTGGCGGTACTACTTTATCGTCAGAAGCATGAATTAAAAAGGTAGGAGGAGTTTGAGCTGTAATTTGTTGCTCGTTGGAGTATTCTTTTAATTTTTCCGGAGAAGCATTTTTGCCCAACAAATTATCAAATGAACCCTGATGAATTACCCCAGGCTGGCTGCTAATAACCGGGTAAACTAAAACCATAAAATCTGGGCGTACCGAAATGTTATCGGGGTTTGGAGTAACTGCTTTTTGAAAATGCGTGCCCGCGGTAGAGGCCAGGTGACCACCGGCCGAAAATCCCATAATACCTATCCGCTTAGGGTCTACCTGCCATTCAGTAGCCCGTTTGCGCACTACCCGGATGGCTTGCTGTGCATCTTGTAAAGGCGCTATTTCGGGGTTAGTAGAAGTTTTAGAGCTGGGCAAGCGGTATTTTACCACGAAAGCAGCAATTCCTTTTTCATTCAATCTCCGGGCAACATCTACCCCTTCGTGACCAGCCGCTATAATTCCGTAGCCGCCTCCCGGGCAAATAACTACAGCCGCGCCGGTAGCTTTGTCTTTTGAAGGTAAATAAGCTGTAAGCGTAGGATTACGAACCAGGCTGATGCGCAAAATACCATCTGTTTCTGTTTTTTCTTCGTTAGGGCCAGGTTTGGCATTAGGGATATTGCCTTCGTACAAGGGAAGTTCCATAGGTTTGGTTTGGGCAAAGGCCGGACTTAAATTCAGGCTAAAAAGTGTAAACAGGAGAATAGCTACTTTTTTCATGGGCAACTAGCAGAACACAAAGTTAAGTTTTCGTTAAAGCTACAGCAATTTATTTTCTTATTGTAATAATCACTACAAGTATTATAAAGATGACTATCCGGATTTTATATAAGCAATTAAAATATTTAGAGCTTTAAATTTTAATACTATTCTTGATTTTAAAATTTGAATTTAATTAAAAACAAGAAGCCCCGGTAGTAGAAACAACCGGGGCGGATATTGCTAATTATTCTGGTTGCAAAAACGGATACTGGTAATCAACTGCGGGCACAAAAGTTTCTTTTATAGTGCGGGTAGAAGTCCAGCGGATAAGGTTAAATACAGAACCCGCCTTATCGTTGGTGCCGGAAGCCCGAGCACCGCCAAAAGGCTGTTGACCTACAACAGCGCCGGTTGGCTTGTCGTTGATATAAAAATTACCGGCAGCGTGCAGTAATTTATTTGTCGCCAGGTCAATAGCGTAACGGTCACGGGCAAATATAGAACCCGTTAACGCATAAGGCGAGGTAGTATTTACTATTTCCAGTATTTCTTCAAATTCAGCTTCCTGGTACACGTAAATAGTAATAACCGGACCAAATATTTCTTCGCACATGGTTACATAAGCCGGGTCTTTTACCAACAACACCGTAGGCTCAATAAAATAACCTACCGATTTATCGAAATTACCACCGGCAATAACTTCTACTTCCGGGTCATTTTTAGCGGCTTCAATGTATTTGGTAATTTTATTAAATGATTTTTCATCAATAACAGCATTTATAAAATTACTAAAATCTTCCGGCGAACCCATTTTAAAGGATTTCAAATCTTCGATTACAGATTGCTTTACTTCTTGCCAAAGATTTGCCGGAATATAAGCCCGGGAAGCGGCTGAGCATTTCTGGCCCTGGAACTCAAAAGCCCCGCGCGAAATTCCTACCGCTACTTCTTTGGCATCGGCAGAAGGGTGCGCCACAATAAAATCTTTACCACCAGTTTCGCCGACAATGCGCGGGTAGCCGCGGTACAAATGCAGGTTGTTGCCAATGGTTTTCCAGATATTATTAAAAACGGCAGTTGAACCGGTAAAATGAATACCCGCAAAATGGCGATGACTGAAAATTACCTCGCCGGCAACCGGACCATCAACGTAGATTAGATTAATAACGCCATCGGGTAAGCCGGCGGCCTGGAATAAGCGCATCAAAAACTGAGCGGCGTAAATTTGGGTGTAAGCGGGCTTCCAAACCACAACGTTACCCATCATGGCAGGAGAAGCCAGTAAATTGCCGGAGATTGCCGTAAAATTAAAGGGAGTTAAAGCAAACACGAAACCTTCCAATGGGCGGTGTTCTAGGCGGTTCCAAACTCCTGGGCTGGATTCGGGTTGCTGCGCGTAAATCTCCGTCATAAACTTTGCATTAAACCGCAGAAAATCGATCATTTCGCAGGCAGAATCAATTTCGGCTTGGTAGGCATTTTTAGATTGTCCTATCATAGTAGCCGCATTTAAACGTGCCCGCCAAGGTCCGGCGAGTAATTCGGCCGCTTTTAAAAATATGGCCGCCCGGCTTTGCCAGGGAGTATTTGCCCATTGTTCCCGGGCAGCTAAAGCAGCCTCAATGGCTTGGGTAACGTGGCTGGCATCACCTTCGTGAAAATAACCTAAAACGTGCTGGTGATCATGAGGCATGGTAAGTGGTTGTTTGTTACCGCTCCGCACTTCCTGATTACCAATGTACATAGGTATATCTAATTGCTGTTCTTTCAGCTCTATATACGTTTGTTGAAGTTCTTTTCTTTCCGGCGAACCTGGTGCATAACTTTTAACGGGTTCGTTTACCGGCAGAGGTACTTTATAAAATCCAGACATGGTCTTTTAGTTTTTTAGTTGCAGGTTATCGATTGGAAAGCTGCAAAGTTAAATTGTTGAACTATTAAATTGTTGAATTAATAGATAGATTATGTACTAACGCGAAGATCTGGCCTGTTGTTTACTATTCAGCGAGTTTCTTCCCAGACCAAATGATAAGCAAAAGAAACAAGCTACCCGTATCAGATAACCTTACAACCTTATAACTTTTAAAATTAATGACCTTTCAACCTACCACTCACAGCACCCGCATCAGTTCGCTGAGGCAGCTGATTTCGTAAGTTACTTTTTGGTAATGGCGTTTTTTTGCCGGGTTAAAGTATATCTGATCAATGCCCGCGTTTTTGGCCCCTAGTATATCCGCTTCCAGGCTATCCCCAATCATAAGGCTATCGACTGCTTTTACATTCGCCCGGTTAAGCGCGTGTTCAAATATTTTCCGGTCGGGTTTGCTACAGTTAATACACTCCGAGGTAATAACTTCGGTGAAATACCCGTGCAGATCCGAAGATGCCATTTTTATTTTTTGCACATCTTTAAACCCATTGGTAATAATATGCAGCGTATATTTTTTTTGCAGATAGTTCAGAACCTGGTACGTGTACGGGAAAACGGCCGTTTTTTGAGGACAAAGCGTAGTAAAAGCTTCGGGTAAACCAACCGGAATTTGCTCCGGAGTTAGGCCGAGTTTTAGTAAAGTTTGTTCAAAACGGTTTACGCGTAGTTCTTGCTGGGTAATTTTACCTTCGTGGTATTGTCGCCACATGCGGTGATTGATATAACTGTATTTTTTGTAAAAGTCAGTAGAAGAAAACTGGCCGAACTTAGCCAACTCAAACTGGTTGTACAGTACCAGAATAGTTTCTTCAGCATTTTTCTCGAAATCCCAGAGCGTATGGTCCAGGTCGAAAAAGAGGTGTTTGTAGGTTTTTAATGGAAAGAATTTCACAAAAATACTTTAATAGAGTTGGTAAGCAACCGACTGGATTTTATTTGCATCT
Proteins encoded in this region:
- the nuoF gene encoding NADH-quinone oxidoreductase subunit NuoF; its protein translation is MGRKILTEHINVPGINTLEVYRKMGGYRSVEKALKTMTPEEVVEEVKKSGLRGRGGAGFPTGMKWSFLAKPEGKPRYLVCNADESEPGTFKDRVLMEKIPHALIEGMITSSYALGARTSYIYIRGELMFVLRILEKAIAEAYASGLLGENILGSGYSLDLHVHPGGGAYICGEETALLESLEGKRGNPRNKPPFPAVQGLYACPTVVNNVESIASVPWIVNNTGEEYAKIGVGRSTGTKLISAGGHINKPGVYEIELGLPVEEFLFSDEYCGGIWKGRQFKAIVAGGSSVPILPAQLFLKTAEGTPRVMTYESLSEGGFVSGTMLGSGGFIVMDDTTCIVRNTWNFSRFYHHESCGQCSPCREGTGWMEKILHRIEHGHGHMHDIDLLVNVSKQIEGNTICPLGDAAAWPVASAVRHFREEFEWHVKHPEAATQPGAVYRGAEVASLV
- a CDS encoding NADH-quinone oxidoreductase subunit B; this translates as MADIKMVDAPDGFEGAGFFATSLEKVVGLARSHSLWPLPFATSCCGIEFMATMGAHYDIARFGSERPSFSPRQADLLMVMGTIAKKMAPIVKQVYEQMAEPRWVLAMGACATSGGIFDTYSVLQGIDRIIPVDVYVAGCPPRPEQVLDGLMRIQDLVKNESLRRRNSPEYQALLASYNIK
- a CDS encoding alpha/beta hydrolase; amino-acid sequence: MKKVAILLFTLFSLNLSPAFAQTKPMELPLYEGNIPNAKPGPNEEKTETDGILRISLVRNPTLTAYLPSKDKATGAAVVICPGGGYGIIAAGHEGVDVARRLNEKGIAAFVVKYRLPSSKTSTNPEIAPLQDAQQAIRVVRKRATEWQVDPKRIGIMGFSAGGHLASTAGTHFQKAVTPNPDNISVRPDFMVLVYPVISSQPGVIHQGSFDNLLGKNASPEKLKEYSNEQQITAQTPPTFLIHASDDKVVPPDNSILFYQALHKLGINTELHIYPKGGHGFGLKNPTTPDDWFERFINWMVASNLLKNTAPVSK
- a CDS encoding NADH-quinone oxidoreductase subunit NuoE family protein, with amino-acid sequence MDNTTTINDIQFSDAAMAEIQRYISHYPPDRKKSAILPVLHIAQAEFGGWVSSQVQDKVAEILGIAPIEVYEVATFYTMFNLKPVGKHVLEVCRTGPCMLRGADQLIEHLEHRLGCKVGETSADGMFTLKTVECLAACGMGPMLQIRETYYENLDPDSTDKLLDDMRNE
- a CDS encoding 2Fe-2S iron-sulfur cluster-binding protein, yielding MAKITFDGIEVEVPDGTSILNAARKIGGDIVPPAMCYYTPLKGSGGKCRACLVKVTAGSAKDPRPMPKLVASCVTPVQDGMVVENTLSPQVLEARKGVVEMLLINHPLDCPVCDQAGECDLQNFSYEHGTSATRYEEDRRTFERQDIGPLIQLHMNRCILCYRCVYTADQITDKRVHGVLGRGDASEIGTYIENVIDNDFSGNVIDVCPVGALTDKTFRFKNRVWFTKPLDAHRDCPKCTGKVVLWNRGNDVLRVTARKNEYGEVVDFICNECRFEKKEMSDWTVDGPRHIARASVISANHYELPVINPQLVPDLPQSTVDELNNFPRPFIP
- the pruA gene encoding L-glutamate gamma-semialdehyde dehydrogenase, yielding MSGFYKVPLPVNEPVKSYAPGSPERKELQQTYIELKEQQLDIPMYIGNQEVRSGNKQPLTMPHDHQHVLGYFHEGDASHVTQAIEAALAAREQWANTPWQSRAAIFLKAAELLAGPWRARLNAATMIGQSKNAYQAEIDSACEMIDFLRFNAKFMTEIYAQQPESSPGVWNRLEHRPLEGFVFALTPFNFTAISGNLLASPAMMGNVVVWKPAYTQIYAAQFLMRLFQAAGLPDGVINLIYVDGPVAGEVIFSHRHFAGIHFTGSTAVFNNIWKTIGNNLHLYRGYPRIVGETGGKDFIVAHPSADAKEVAVGISRGAFEFQGQKCSAASRAYIPANLWQEVKQSVIEDLKSFKMGSPEDFSNFINAVIDEKSFNKITKYIEAAKNDPEVEVIAGGNFDKSVGYFIEPTVLLVKDPAYVTMCEEIFGPVITIYVYQEAEFEEILEIVNTTSPYALTGSIFARDRYAIDLATNKLLHAAGNFYINDKPTGAVVGQQPFGGARASGTNDKAGSVFNLIRWTSTRTIKETFVPAVDYQYPFLQPE
- a CDS encoding YjjG family noncanonical pyrimidine nucleotidase, which encodes MKFFPLKTYKHLFFDLDHTLWDFEKNAEETILVLYNQFELAKFGQFSSTDFYKKYSYINHRMWRQYHEGKITQQELRVNRFEQTLLKLGLTPEQIPVGLPEAFTTLCPQKTAVFPYTYQVLNYLQKKYTLHIITNGFKDVQKIKMASSDLHGYFTEVITSECINCSKPDRKIFEHALNRANVKAVDSLMIGDSLEADILGAKNAGIDQIYFNPAKKRHYQKVTYEISCLSELMRVL
- a CDS encoding NADH-quinone oxidoreductase subunit C translates to MEPLNNQILLEHLTKKFGDALFDIWEPYGLLTLTTSRENLLPIMEYLYYHEYLQMNFLTTMCGVHYPEKQGAELGMVYHVHSLVHNVRLRIKIFFPIEDPNMPTLTNLYETANWMEREAYDFFGVIFVGHPNLIRILNVEDMTYHPLRKQYALEDGTREDKVDTFFGR
- the nuoD gene encoding NADH dehydrogenase (quinone) subunit D, with the protein product MPGNSSGAVQNVGDFERELTTLNLGPTHPATHGVFQNILQMDGERIISGVPTIGYIHRAFEKIAERRPFYQITPLTDRLNYCSSPINNMGWWMTVEKLLGVKIPKRADYMRVIVMELARITDHLICNSILGVDTGAFTGFLYVFQEREKVYEIYEEICGARLTTNMGRIGGMERDFSPTALAKLRKWIKEFPPVMREFESLFNRNRIFMDRTVDVGPITAEKALNYGFTGPNLRAAGVDYDVRIMNPYSSYEDFDFEIPVGTKGDTYDRFLVRNEEIWQSLRIIEQALENLPEGPYHADAPEYYLPPKQEVYRNMEALIYHFKIIMGEIDAPVGEVYHSVEGANGELGFYLISDGGRAPYRLHFRRPCFIYYQAYPEMVVGTSLSDAIIILSSMNVIAGELDA
- a CDS encoding NADH-quinone oxidoreductase subunit A, with translation METAPVNQLPSDYLPILIQFAAALGFVIFSMVVTHLIGPKRHSKVKDAAWESGLESVGNARTPISYKYFMTAILFVLFDVEIIFLYPWAVNFREFGFDGFIQMLVFMALLLIGFFYVIKKGILKWE